The following proteins are co-located in the Rattus norvegicus strain BN/NHsdMcwi chromosome X, GRCr8, whole genome shotgun sequence genome:
- the Smim30 gene encoding small integral membrane protein 30 — translation MNSCLTQLILVLSSLLLILSGVEAVEAGDVTALLLGVVLSVTGICACLETYARKQNGQIGL, via the coding sequence ATGAATTCATGTTTAACACAGTTGATCTTAGTCCTTTCTTCGCTGCTTTTGATCCTGTCTGGCGTTGAAGCAGTCGAAGCTGGAGATGTGACTGCACTCTTATTAGGTGTGGTTCTCAGTGTTACAGGCATCTGTGCTTGCTTGGAGACATATGCAAGAAAGCAAAATGGACAGATAGGACTTTGA